Below is a genomic region from Helicobacter pylori.
TCAGCAAGGTCGTTACGGCCCTTATAACAGCAATTACTCTGATTGGCACCATGGCAATGATCTTTATGGTTTGAATTTCAAATTAGGTTTTGTAGGCTTTGCCAACAAATGGTTTGGGGCTAGGGTGTATGGCTTTTTAGACTGGTTTAACACTTCAGGGACTGAACACACCAAAACCAATTTGCTCACCTATGGTGGCGGTGGCGATTTGATTGTCAATCTCATTCCTTTGGATAAATTCGCTCTGGGTCTCATCGGTGGCGTTCAATTAGCCGGAAACACTTGGATGTTCCCTTATGATGTCAATCAAACGAGATTCCAGTTCTTATGGAATTTAGGCGGAAGAATGCGCGTTGGGGATCGCAGCGCGTTTGAAGCGGGCGTGAAATTCCCTATGGTTAATCAGGGCAGCAAAGATGTAGGGCTTATCCGCTACTATTCTTGGTATGTGGATTATGTCTTTACTTTCTAACTCATTCTTTCATTCGCTCTTCTTCATCAAATTAAACCCTAGCCGACTCTTGAAAGGTTGGGGTTCAAAAATCTTTTTCATAAATAGAAAGTTTGCCTTAGCGCAGTATAATCTTGGCGTTTTAATTTTTATTTTACTCAATAGAGTGTTTGGTGTTTGCGTTTGAAGGCGGATTTAGTAAGATTTAAATAATAAATTACTTATATATATTTGATAGATATTATTTTATTCAATAGTGCTATTTAATGGCTCAATTTAATAGGATAGTTTCGCTTTGATTTCTTTAAAACAAATCGATTCTACTGGGGAAAGGTTTTTATGGAAAACAGCACACTTTATATTGTTATTGCTGGCTTATGGCTTGCTGTAGGCTTTGGAATCTTTTTAAAGAAATTAGACATGCCTGTTATCATTGGCTACATTTGCACAGGAACGGTCTTAGCAGCTTTTTTTAAAATTAATGATTTTAATTTGTTGTCTGATATTGGTGAATTTGGTATCGTCTTTTTAATGTTTATGATAGGCATTGAGTTTAATTTTGACAAGCTCAAATCCATCAAACAAGAAGTGCTGGTTTTTGGGCTTTTACAAGTAATTTTATGCGCTTTAATCGCTTTTTTAGTGGGGTATTTTGTTTTAGGTCTTTCACCCATTTTTTCCCTTGTTTTAGGCATGGGGCTTTCGCTCTCTTCAACCGCTATTGTGCTGAAATTCTTTGAAGATTCCAAACAGCTTAGCACGCCCATGGGAAAGAGTGCGGTGGGGATTTTGATTTTCCAAGATATTGCCGCCATTCCCATGCTTTTAATTCTCACTATTCTAGGCAGTAAAGATTCTAATGTCAATTTACTCATTCTTAAAACCCTTATTTCAGCAGGGATTATTTTAGTTCTTTTATTATTGCCTGGAAAAAAAGGGGCTAATCTCATCTTAGAGCAAGCAAAAGACACGCGCTTGCCTGAAATCTTTATAGGCACGATTTTAGTGATTGTTTGCAGCGCAGCAGGGTTGAGCCATTTTTTTGGGTTTTCTATGTCTTTAGGAGCGTTCATTGTGGGCATGGCGATTTCTAAATCGCGCTATAAAATCAATGTCCAAGAAGAATTCGCGCAATTAAAAAATCTCTTCTTAGCCCTTTTTTTCATTACGATAGGGATGCAAATTAATGTGAGTTTCTTTATGGAGAAATTCTTTGTTGTCATCTTCTTACTCATTTTAGTGATGGGTTTTAAGACTGCTATCATTTATGCGCTTTTGCGTTTTTTTAGAGACGCTAAAACTGCCATCAAAACCGCCCTTTCTTTAGCGCAAATCGGGGAGTTTTCTTTTGTTATCTTTTTAAATTCAGGCTCGCACCAGCTCTTTAATTTGCAAGAAAAAAAAGGGATTCTTGGTTTTTTGCACCAAAAAAATATCTTAAATATCGCTCAAAATGACATCCACCAACTCCTTATCCTCATGGTGGTCTTTTCCATGTTAGCAACCCCTTTTATTTTAAAATACCTAGAATCCATCGCTCAATTCATTTTGCACCAAAAGAGCCAAGAAAATGAGCCGGCTAAAAAATAATGGCGCAAAAACCAAATGATAAGTTTGCTTGTATTGTCAGTGTTATGTTAAAATACAAGCATATTTTAACTCCAAATTGGTATAAAAAGGGGATTTCATGAAAGAACAAGAATGGGATTTAAGTGCTTTATTTGAAAATAAAGAAAGTGCAGAAGAATTTTTAAAAACCTTACAAACAGAAGCACAAGAATTTGAGAGCGCTTATCAAAACAACCTTAAGAATTTAGACACTGCAGGATTTGCCAACGCTCTTAAACATTACGAAGATTTGTCAGAAAAAATCTCTAAAGTGATGACTTACGCCCAATTGCTTTTTGCTAAGAACGCCAAAGAAGCGAAGTTTTATTCGCAATGCGAAATGGCTTGCACAAATATCCAACAACACCTTTTATTCTTTGAAATTGAATTTAAGAATTTGGACGCCAAAAAACAACTCGCTTTCATTAAAAAATGCAAAGATCATGCTTTTTATCTAAACAATCTCATAGAAAAGAAAAAGCACACCTTAAATTTAGATGAAGAAAAGATCGCTCTAGCCCTTTCACCTGTGGGGGTGGGCGCGTTTAGCCGTCTTTTTGATGAGCATTTTTCTTCTTTGAAAATCCCTTTTGAAGAGCAAAATTTAAGCGAAGAAGAAATTTTAGCCCTCTTGCACAACCCCAAACGCAAGATCCGTAAAAAATCTCAAAAAGCTTTCAGCAAAGTGTTAGAAAAATCCCGCCCTTTACTCACTTACATTTTAAACATGGTGCGTAAGGATTTGCTCATTGAAACTAGGCTAAGAAAATACGATAAAAAAGAGAGTTTCCGCCACATTGACAACCAGATCTCCCAAGAGAGCGTGGATAGCATGATAGAGATTGTGAACGCTAATTTTTCTTTAGTGCATCGTTACTACCATCAAAAAGCACAAATTTTAGGGCATAAACTCAAAGATTACGATCGCTACGCCCCTTTAAGCGATGAAAACACCACCATGACTTACTCTCAAGCTTTAGAAGAAGTGCTTAACACCCTTAAAGCCTTTAGCCCTGAATTTTATAAAATCGCTTCTAAAGCAATTAAAGAGGGGTGGGTGGATTCACACCCTAAAGACTTTAAGCAAGGCGGGGCTTTTAGCCATGGTGGGGTGCCTAGCACTCACCCTTATGTGCTATTAAACTACACAGGAAACCGCCGAGACGCTTTCACTATCGCTCATGAATTTGGGCATATGATCCACCAAGAATTGTCCAAAAAACAAGGCGTATTGAACATGGATACGCCCTTAACCACCGCAGAAACCGCTTCCGTCTTTTCTGAAATGCTGTTTTTTGAGCATTTAAAAAAGGGTTTAAAATCTGATGAACTCCTTTTCATGCTGGCAGGCAAGCTAGAAGATATTTTTTCTACCCTTTTTAGGCAAGTGGTGATGACTAATTTTGAAAGAAGAATCCATGAAATTGATGAAGAATTAGACACCAAGGATTTTGATCGAATCTGGTTTGAAGAAAATCAAAGAATGTTTGAAAAGAGCGTGAAACTCACTAAAAACTACCATTTATGGTGGAGCTATATCCCCCATTTTATCCATTCGCCTTTTTATTGCTACGCTTATAGTTACGGGCAGCTTTTAACTTTGGCGCTTTATGGGCTTTATAAAAAAAGCGACGCTAAAGAGTTTGTTAAAACTTACACGGAATTTTTGAGCTTAGGAGGGTCAAAAAGCCCTAAAGAATTAGTGTCCATGTTTGGCTTTGACATTGATAGCAAGGAATTTTGGGAAATTGGCATGCAAGAGGTGCGTCATTTGTTAGAAGAATTTGAAAGGTTGCTCGCATGCAAAAAGAATTAAGGCTTTTAAACAACAAGC
It encodes:
- a CDS encoding cation:proton antiporter; the encoded protein is MENSTLYIVIAGLWLAVGFGIFLKKLDMPVIIGYICTGTVLAAFFKINDFNLLSDIGEFGIVFLMFMIGIEFNFDKLKSIKQEVLVFGLLQVILCALIAFLVGYFVLGLSPIFSLVLGMGLSLSSTAIVLKFFEDSKQLSTPMGKSAVGILIFQDIAAIPMLLILTILGSKDSNVNLLILKTLISAGIILVLLLLPGKKGANLILEQAKDTRLPEIFIGTILVIVCSAAGLSHFFGFSMSLGAFIVGMAISKSRYKINVQEEFAQLKNLFLALFFITIGMQINVSFFMEKFFVVIFLLILVMGFKTAIIYALLRFFRDAKTAIKTALSLAQIGEFSFVIFLNSGSHQLFNLQEKKGILGFLHQKNILNIAQNDIHQLLILMVVFSMLATPFILKYLESIAQFILHQKSQENEPAKK
- a CDS encoding outer membrane beta-barrel protein — its product is MIKRIACILSLSASLALAGEVNGFFMGAGYQQGRYGPYNSNYSDWHHGNDLYGLNFKLGFVGFANKWFGARVYGFLDWFNTSGTEHTKTNLLTYGGGGDLIVNLIPLDKFALGLIGGVQLAGNTWMFPYDVNQTRFQFLWNLGGRMRVGDRSAFEAGVKFPMVNQGSKDVGLIRYYSWYVDYVFTF
- a CDS encoding M3 family oligoendopeptidase, which gives rise to MKEQEWDLSALFENKESAEEFLKTLQTEAQEFESAYQNNLKNLDTAGFANALKHYEDLSEKISKVMTYAQLLFAKNAKEAKFYSQCEMACTNIQQHLLFFEIEFKNLDAKKQLAFIKKCKDHAFYLNNLIEKKKHTLNLDEEKIALALSPVGVGAFSRLFDEHFSSLKIPFEEQNLSEEEILALLHNPKRKIRKKSQKAFSKVLEKSRPLLTYILNMVRKDLLIETRLRKYDKKESFRHIDNQISQESVDSMIEIVNANFSLVHRYYHQKAQILGHKLKDYDRYAPLSDENTTMTYSQALEEVLNTLKAFSPEFYKIASKAIKEGWVDSHPKDFKQGGAFSHGGVPSTHPYVLLNYTGNRRDAFTIAHEFGHMIHQELSKKQGVLNMDTPLTTAETASVFSEMLFFEHLKKGLKSDELLFMLAGKLEDIFSTLFRQVVMTNFERRIHEIDEELDTKDFDRIWFEENQRMFEKSVKLTKNYHLWWSYIPHFIHSPFYCYAYSYGQLLTLALYGLYKKSDAKEFVKTYTEFLSLGGSKSPKELVSMFGFDIDSKEFWEIGMQEVRHLLEEFERLLACKKN